The Ferrovibrio sp. MS7 sequence TCTGGATGCGGGCCGACTCGAAGGTTTCCATCAACTGCTTGAAGCCCTGGCCCTCGCGGCCGCCGAGCAGGTTCCCGGCCTTCACCTTGAAGCCATCGAAGCCGATCTCGTATTCCTTCATGCCGCGATAGCCGAGCACCTTGATCTCGCCGCCGCTCATCCCTTCTGCGGGGAAGGGATTGGCATCGTCGCCGCGCGGCTTCTCGGCCAGCAGCATCGAGAGGCCCTTGTAGCCCGGCTCGCTCGGATCGGTGCGCACCAGCAGGGTCATCAGGTCGGTGCGCGCCGCGTGCGTGATCCAGGTCTTGTTGCCGGTGACTTCGTAGAAGTCGCCGTTCTTGATCGCGCGGGTGCGCAGGCTGCCGAGGTCGGAGCCGGTATTCGGTTCGGTGAACACGGCGGTGGGCAGGATTTCGCCCGAGGAAAGCTTCGGCAGCCAGTATTTCTTCTGCTCTTCCGTGCCGCCGCGCAGGATCAGCTCGCCGGCGATTTCGGTACGGGTGCCAAGGCTGCCAACGCCGATATAGCCGCGGCTGAGTTCTTCCGACACCACGCACATCGCGGTCTTGCCGAAGCCATGGCCGCCGTATTCTTCAGGAATGGTGAGGCCGAACACGCCCATCTCGGCCATTTCCAACACCACCGGCATCGGGATGAATTCATCCTTGCGGTGCCAGTCATGGGCAAACGGGATCACCTTGTCCTCGGCGAAGCGGCGGAACTGCTCGCGCACCATGGCGAGGGTCTCGTCCAGGCCGAGTTCGCCGAAATTGCCAGTGTTCAGGCTGTCGCTGATAAGCTGCGCGATGCGGCTGCGCACGGCGCTGTTGTTGCCGCCCTGCACCAGGGTCAGCACCGCCGGGATGCGGTAGGCGCCAAGCGCTTCCTGGGTCACGCCAAGGTCTTCCGGGCGGCAGATTTCCACCTGGCTCATGGCGATGCCGCCCTGAAGCTGGGCCAGGTATTCGCCGAAACCGGCCTGCAGGATCAGGCTTTCCAGTTCGCTCAGGCGGCCATCAGCCTGAAGCCGCTCGGCCCAGTGCAGCGTTTCCTTCATGGTCGCGGCATAGGTGGCGAACCACGACAGGCCATGGCAGGCGAACTGCTCTTCCTCAAGCCGCGCCGTATCGATGCGGCCATCGGCGCCGCGCACCAGCTGCGCCACCGCCGCCGTGGCTTGCGCCACCAGTTGCTCGGCGGCCCCCAGCGCTTCGCCGCAGGTGGCGAGCAGGTTGGGCAGCAGCAGGCTTTCAGGAGCAGCAGGCAGTTTGACGGCAGCGGACATGGCGGGCGGTCTTCGTTATGAGAGAGAAGCGTTGCATAAAGAGAACGGGGCGCGGCTTTGCGCCGCGCCCCGGCCTTCAGGTCAGTTGTTGCCGACCTCGATGGCGTCCTCGACGGTACGCAGGCCCGGCACCTTGGCCGAGACCAGCACCGCCATGTTGCCCGGCTTGTGCTGGTTCTTCCACATCTTGGTGTGGGCGCGCGGAATGTCGGCCCAGGAGAACACTTCCGACATGCAGGGATCGAGGCGGCGTTCGATCACCAGCTGGTTGGCCTGGCTGGCCTGCAGCAGGTTGGCGAAATGGCTGCCCTGGATGCGCTTCTGCCGCATCCACACGAAGCGCGCGTCGAAGGTGATGTTGAAGCCGGTGGTGCCGGCGCAGAACACCACCATGCCGCCGCGCTTGACGACGAAGCAGCTCACCGGGAAGGTCTGCTCGCCCGGATGCTCGAACACGAAATCGACATCGTTGCCCTTGCCGGTGATGTCCCAGATTGCCTTGCCGAAGGCACGGCACTTCTTCATGTACTCGGCGTATTTCTCGACATCGAGCACCGGCGGCAACTGGCCCCAGCAATCGAAGTCGTTGCGGTTGATTACGCCCTTGGCGCCCAGGCTCATCACGAAGTCGCGCTTCGATTCATCCGAGATGATGCCGATGGCATTGGCGCCGGAAATGGCGACAAGCTGGATCGCCATCGAGCCGAGGCCGCCGGCGGCGCCCCACACAAGCACGTTATGGCCCGGCCGCAGGATATGCGGGCGGTGGCCGAACAGCATGCGGTAGGCGGTGGCGAGCGTCAGCGTGTAGCAGGCGCTTTCTTCCCAGGTCAGGTGCTTCGGGCGCGGCATGAGCTGGCGCGACTGCACGCGAGCGAACTGGGCGAAGGAACCATCCGGCGTCTCGTAGCCCCAGATGCGCTGGGTCGGCGAGTTCATCGGATCGCCGCCATTGCATTCCTCGTCGTCGCCGTCGTCCTGGTTGCAATGGACGATGACTTCGTCGCCGACCTTCCAGCGCTTCACGCGGCGACCGACGGCGTAGACGATGCCCGACGCATCGGAGCCGGCGATGTGATACGGCGCCTTATGCACGTCGAAGGGCGAAATCGGCACGCCGAGGCCGGCCCAGACGCCGTTGTAGTTCACGCCCGCCGCCATCACCAGGATCAGCACTTCGTCGGCGTCGATCTCTGGCGTCGGCAATACTTCGAGCTGGAACGAATCTTCCGGCGGGCCGTGGCGCTCGCGCCGGATCGCCCAGCCATACATCTGCTTCGGCACATGGCCGAGCGGCGGAATCTCACCCACCTCGTAGAGGTCCTTGTAGCCACCCTTGACCGGCGTGCCATTGGAAGTCTGCAGCGTCACCACGGTCCCACCCGCATTGGACATGTTATTCTCCTTCACCGAGGTAACCCCTCGTCAGATCATCTTTGCCCCTGCCTGACCCGCCATAGGCGAGTGCAGGCGCTGCAATGCGATTGACATTTTTCGGCGGTGCCGCAAAAATGGCAAGTGCGTTTTGCAGTGCAGCGGAGGTTATGATATTTCCGTTGCAGGCCGCAAGGGGGCAATTTAATGTCCCAAAATCGAATCGCGACGGAATATTATTATGACGAAGCCCGTTGAAGCCTCTGCTGCTGCGCAACCCGTTCTTCGCACTAGCAAAAAGCCGGATTCTGCCGCCGCGGTCGAGAAACCTTGGCTTTTTCGCACCTATTCCGGGCATAGCTCGGCCAGTGCCTCGAACGAGCTTTACCGCACCAATCTGGGCCGCGGCCAGACCGGTTTGAGCGTCGCTTTCGACCTGCCGACCCAGACCGGCTACGATTCGGACCATGTGCTGGCGCGCGGCGAAGTCGGCAAGGTCGGCGTGCCGGTGGCGCATCTGGGTGACATGCGGGTGCTGTTCGACCAGATCCCGTTGGCCAAGATGAACACCTCCATGACCATCAACGCCCCGGCGGCCTGGCTGCTGGCGCTTTATATCGCGGTGGCCGAGGAGCAGGGCGCCAGCCGGGCCGAACTGAACGGCACGGTGCAGAACGACATCATCAAGGAATATCTCTCGCGCGGCACCTATATCTTCCCGCCGGCGGCCTCGATGCGGCTGATCACCGATGTGATCGCGTTTACCTATCGCGAGCTGCCGAAGTGGAACCCGACCAATGTGTGCAGCTATCACCTGCAGGAAGCCGGCGCGACGCCGGTGCAGGAACTGGCTTATGCGCTGGCGACCGGCATTGCCGTGCTCGATGCGGTGAAGGCCTCGGGCCAGGTGCCGCCGGAAGATTTCGCGCAGGCTTTCGGGCGCATCAGCTTTTTCGTCAATGCCGGCATCCGGTTCGTGACCGAAATCTGCAAGATGCGCGCCTTCGTCGATCTCTGGGAGGAGATCGGCCGCGAACGCTACGGCGTCACCGACGAGAAGGCTTTGCTGTTCCGCTACGGTGTGCAGGTGAATTCGCTCGGCCTCACCGAGCCGCAGCCGGAAAACAATGTCTACCGCATCCTGCTTGAGATGCTGGCGGTGGTGCTGTCGAAGAAGGCGCGTGCCCGCGCCGTGCAGTTGCCGGCCTGGAACGAAGCGCTGGGCCTGCCGCGTCCCTGGGATCAGCAATGGTCGCTGCGCCTGCAGCAGATCGTCGCCTATGAAACCGACCTCTTGGAATATGGCGACCTGTTCGATGGCAACCCGGCCATTGATGCCAAGGTGAGTGAATTGAAGGCTGCCGCGCGCGCCGAACTCAAGCGCATCGAGGATATGGGCGGCGCGATCCAGGCGGTCGAGAGCGGCTATCTCAAGCAGGCGCTGGTGGAGAGCAACACCAATCGCGTGCGCGGCATCGAAACCGGTGCGATCACCGTGGTTGGCGTCAACAAGTTCACCGAAAGCGCGCCGTCGCCGCTGGTGGCCTCCGAGGGCGGCGCCATCATGACCGTCGATCCTGCCGCCGAAGCTGAGCAGATCGAGCGGTTGAAGGCCTGGCGTGCACAGCGTGACCCGCAGGCAGTGGCGGCAGCCCTAAAAGAATTGGAAGCGGCGGCGCGCGAAGGGCGCAATATCATGGAGCCGAGCATTGCGGCGGCGAAGGCCGGCGTCACCACCGGTGAATGGGCCGGCTGCCTGCGTGGCGTGTTCGGTGAATACCGCGCGCCCACGGGTGTCGCGGCCTCCGCCAATGCTACCGCCGACGATGGCATGGATGAATTGCGTGCCGAAGTCGCCGCCGTGGCACGCCGGCTTGGCCGCCCGATCAAGCTGCTGGTCGGCAAGCCAGGGCTCGATGGCCATTCCAACGGTGCCGAGCAGATCGCGGTGAAGGCACGCGATTGCGGCATGGAAGTGGTCTATGAAGGCATCCGCCTGACGCCGGAACAGATCGTTTCGGCGGCGCTGGAAGAAGGCGTCCACCTTGTCGGCCTGTCGATCCTCTCTGGCTCCCATGTTGAGCTGGCAACCGATGTGATCGAGCGCATGCGCGCCGAAGGCATCGGCGACGTGCCGGTGGTGGTCGGCGGCATCATCCCGCCAGAGGATGAGCGCAAGCTGCGCGCAGCCGGCATCGCCGCCGTATTCACGCCGAAGGACTTCAACCTGACGCAGATCATGCGCGCCATCGCCCAACTGGTCGACACGACCTATTCCAAGGCGGCTTGAATAGAATGACTCGTGAATGCCCCCGCCAAGCCGGGGCATTCACGTGCTGCTTTATCCTCCAAACCGCACGTCACCGCCGGGCTTGACCCGGCAATGACGACGGGGGTGGGGCATGCCCGCCACACATTCCCACGTCATCCCCGGGCTTGACCCGGGGATCTCATGCCATTCTTGATCACCAGCCTGAGATGCGCGGATCAAGTCCGCGCATGACGAGAAGGAAGGCGCAACAAAAAAGCCCAGGGCTTGCCTGGGCTTTTTTGTTTGAGCCGAAACGGCAACTCAGTTGATCGGGGTGCCTTCTTCCATCGGCGGCAGGTCGATCATGCCGGCTTCGGCCTTGGCCTCTTCCGGGGTCAGGTCGGCATCGGCAGCCGGGGTAGCAGCGGCGGCTGCCGCCGGGCTGGCCTGCACATTGCCGAGTTCGTCGGCGATGGTGAAGGCGCGGATCGGCAGCGTGTCCTTTTCCGGCACCATCGGCGCCAGGGCGAGGTCGAGTTCGATCGGCTTATCCAGCAGGCCACGGTCGGTGCCGAGATGGCGCTCGAAGAAATCCGTGGTGCGGGCGATGGAATCATCCTTGGCGGCGCCTTTGAAGGCATGACCTTCGCCGTTGTAGATTTTCATCTCGTAATCGGCGCCGACATCCTTGAGCAGGCTTTCCAGCTCATGCGCCTTGCGCACCGGCACGATGCGGTCGCGGTCGCCATGCAGCACCAGGGTCGGCGGCATGCGGTCGATGCCCTTGCGCTGCACTTCCGCCGGCATGGCGCCGAACATGTTCACCACCGCCTGCACGCGGGCATCGCGGCTGCCGAGGCTCAGGGCATGGAAGC is a genomic window containing:
- a CDS encoding acyl-CoA dehydrogenase family protein, coding for MSAAVKLPAAPESLLLPNLLATCGEALGAAEQLVAQATAAVAQLVRGADGRIDTARLEEEQFACHGLSWFATYAATMKETLHWAERLQADGRLSELESLILQAGFGEYLAQLQGGIAMSQVEICRPEDLGVTQEALGAYRIPAVLTLVQGGNNSAVRSRIAQLISDSLNTGNFGELGLDETLAMVREQFRRFAEDKVIPFAHDWHRKDEFIPMPVVLEMAEMGVFGLTIPEEYGGHGFGKTAMCVVSEELSRGYIGVGSLGTRTEIAGELILRGGTEEQKKYWLPKLSSGEILPTAVFTEPNTGSDLGSLRTRAIKNGDFYEVTGNKTWITHAARTDLMTLLVRTDPSEPGYKGLSMLLAEKPRGDDANPFPAEGMSGGEIKVLGYRGMKEYEIGFDGFKVKAGNLLGGREGQGFKQLMETFESARIQTAARALGVAQCALELGMKYALDRVQFGKPIYSFPRVHGKIAWMVVETMFARQLSYFAAREKDADRRCDLEAGMAKLLAARVAWSNADNALQVHGGNGYAEEYPISRVLCDARILNIFEGAAEIQAQVIARRLLEQRNG
- the ccrA gene encoding crotonyl-CoA carboxylase/reductase encodes the protein MSNAGGTVVTLQTSNGTPVKGGYKDLYEVGEIPPLGHVPKQMYGWAIRRERHGPPEDSFQLEVLPTPEIDADEVLILVMAAGVNYNGVWAGLGVPISPFDVHKAPYHIAGSDASGIVYAVGRRVKRWKVGDEVIVHCNQDDGDDEECNGGDPMNSPTQRIWGYETPDGSFAQFARVQSRQLMPRPKHLTWEESACYTLTLATAYRMLFGHRPHILRPGHNVLVWGAAGGLGSMAIQLVAISGANAIGIISDESKRDFVMSLGAKGVINRNDFDCWGQLPPVLDVEKYAEYMKKCRAFGKAIWDITGKGNDVDFVFEHPGEQTFPVSCFVVKRGGMVVFCAGTTGFNITFDARFVWMRQKRIQGSHFANLLQASQANQLVIERRLDPCMSEVFSWADIPRAHTKMWKNQHKPGNMAVLVSAKVPGLRTVEDAIEVGNN
- a CDS encoding protein meaA — protein: MTKPVEASAAAQPVLRTSKKPDSAAAVEKPWLFRTYSGHSSASASNELYRTNLGRGQTGLSVAFDLPTQTGYDSDHVLARGEVGKVGVPVAHLGDMRVLFDQIPLAKMNTSMTINAPAAWLLALYIAVAEEQGASRAELNGTVQNDIIKEYLSRGTYIFPPAASMRLITDVIAFTYRELPKWNPTNVCSYHLQEAGATPVQELAYALATGIAVLDAVKASGQVPPEDFAQAFGRISFFVNAGIRFVTEICKMRAFVDLWEEIGRERYGVTDEKALLFRYGVQVNSLGLTEPQPENNVYRILLEMLAVVLSKKARARAVQLPAWNEALGLPRPWDQQWSLRLQQIVAYETDLLEYGDLFDGNPAIDAKVSELKAAARAELKRIEDMGGAIQAVESGYLKQALVESNTNRVRGIETGAITVVGVNKFTESAPSPLVASEGGAIMTVDPAAEAEQIERLKAWRAQRDPQAVAAALKELEAAAREGRNIMEPSIAAAKAGVTTGEWAGCLRGVFGEYRAPTGVAASANATADDGMDELRAEVAAVARRLGRPIKLLVGKPGLDGHSNGAEQIAVKARDCGMEVVYEGIRLTPEQIVSAALEEGVHLVGLSILSGSHVELATDVIERMRAEGIGDVPVVVGGIIPPEDERKLRAAGIAAVFTPKDFNLTQIMRAIAQLVDTTYSKAA